A window of Juglans regia cultivar Chandler chromosome 7, Walnut 2.0, whole genome shotgun sequence contains these coding sequences:
- the LOC109002461 gene encoding 50S ribosomal protein L7/L12-like, producing the protein MSSITSRIPSKSLTRLFTLTPRPLSRVLCMATETREQKLERIADELLDLNKLERYDYAILSRLRMGLNKYGPALSGLGPSSASAGSGTGSADEAKSTEKTAFDIKLEKFDAASKIKIIKEVRTFTDLGLKEAKELVEKAPVVLKKGLTKEEADSIVAKFKDLGAAVVLE; encoded by the coding sequence ATGTCCTCCATAACCTCAAGAATCCCATCCAAATCCCTAACCAGGCTCTTCACCCTCACCCCGAGACCGCTCTCCCGCGTTCTCTGCATGGCTACCGAGACTCGGGAGCAGAAGCTCGAGCGAATCGCTGACGAGCTTTTGGACCTCAACAAGCTCGAGCGCTACGACTATGCGATCCTCTCGAGGCTCCGGATGGGCCTCAACAAGTACGGTCCCGCACTATCCGGGCTCGGCCCATCATCCGCATCCGCCGGATCCGGTACAGGGTCTGCCGATGAGGCCAAATCTACCGAGAAGACGGCGTTCGATATCAAGCTCGAGAAGTTCGACGCGGCGTCCAAGATTAAGATAATAAAGGAGGTGAGGACGTTCACGGATTTGGGTCTGAAGGAGGCCAAGGAGTTGGTGGAGAAAGCGCCCGTGGTGTTGAAGAAGGGACTCACCAAAGAGGAGGCCGATTCCATTGTTGCCAAGTTCAAGGACTTGGGTGCTGCTGTGGTATTGGAAtga
- the LOC108997894 gene encoding ADP-ribosylation factor-like protein 8b produces MGFWDAFLNWLRSLFFKQEMELSLIGLQNAGKTSLVNVVATGGYSEDMIPTVGFNMRKVTKGNVTIKLWDLGGQPRFRSMWERYCRAVSAIVYVVDAADPDNVSISRSELHDLLSKPSLSGIPLLVLGNKIDKPGALSKQALTDQMDLKLITDREVCCFMISCKNSTNIDSIIDWFVKHSKSKS; encoded by the exons CCTCTTTTTTAAGCAAGAAATGGAGCTATCTTTGATAGGCCTTCAGAATGCTGGAAAGACTTCACTTGTAAATGTTGTTGCA ACTGGTGGATATAGTGAAGATATGATCCCTACG GTAGGATTTAATATGAGGAAGGTGACAAAAGGAAATGTCACCATAAAGTTGTGGGATCTTGGAGGTCAACCTAGATTCCGCAGTATGTGGGAGCGATACTGTCGTGCGGTTTCTGCTATTGT TTACGTTGTTGATGCTGCTGATCCCGATAACGTGAGTATATCAAGAAGCGAGCTTCATGATTTGCTGAGCAAACCCTCGCTGAGTGGTATTCCACTGCTAGTGCTAGGAAACAAGATTGACAAGCCAGGAGCCTTGTCTAAACAGgctttgaccgatcaaat GGATCTCAAGTTGATTACTGACAGAGAAGTTTGCTGCTTCATGATCTCATGCAAGAACTCGACAAACATCGATTCAATTATTGATTGGTTTGTAAAGCACTCGAAGTCAAAGAGCTGA